A window from Melitaea cinxia chromosome 5, ilMelCinx1.1, whole genome shotgun sequence encodes these proteins:
- the LOC123654078 gene encoding ADP-ribosylation factor-related protein 1 isoform X2, with protein sequence MLTYLEATKTKFTKKYKAMNPSRITTTVGLNIGKIDVDGVRLNFWDLGGQQELQSLWDKYYAECHGVIYIVDSSDRDRISESKETFDRMIASEHLTGVPLLVLANKQDIPDCMGVHTVKPIFNQNAHLIGARDIMLMATSALTGDGVDEGIRWLVDCIKRNSIERPPRNHDDNL encoded by the exons ATGCTG acatATTTGGAGGCTACTAAAACGAAATTTACCAAAAAGTATAAAGCGATGAACCCCAGTCGAATAACTACTACAGTAGGACTAAATATAGGTAAAATAGATGTAGATGGAGTTAGACTTAATTTTTGGGATCTCGGTGGACAACAGGAATTGCAATCCTTGTGGGATAAA TACTATGCTGAATGTCATGGTGTCATATACATAGTGGATTCATCAGACAGAGATAGAATATCAGAATCAAAAGAAACATTCG ACAGGATGATAGCATCTGAACATCTAACCGGCGTTCCGCTCTTGGTGCTAGCTAACAAGCAAGACATTCCAGATTGTATGGGAGTACATACAGTCAAGCCTATTTTCAATCAAAATGCCCACTTGATTGGTGCTAGAGACATTATGCTAATGGCCACTTCTGCTCTGACTGG TGATGGAGTCGACGAAGGTATAAGGTGGCTAGTGGACTGTATAAAACGAAACAGTATCGAGAGACCGCCGCGAAATCACGACGACAATTTGTAA
- the LOC123654078 gene encoding ADP-ribosylation factor-related protein 1 isoform X1, which translates to MYTLLHGFYKYVIQKDEFCVLILGLDNAGKTTYLEATKTKFTKKYKAMNPSRITTTVGLNIGKIDVDGVRLNFWDLGGQQELQSLWDKYYAECHGVIYIVDSSDRDRISESKETFDRMIASEHLTGVPLLVLANKQDIPDCMGVHTVKPIFNQNAHLIGARDIMLMATSALTGDGVDEGIRWLVDCIKRNSIERPPRNHDDNL; encoded by the exons atGTACACACTACTTCACGGATtttataaatacgttattcagaAAGACGAGTTTTGTGTGCTAATCTTAGGCCTTGATAATGCTGGTAAAACG acatATTTGGAGGCTACTAAAACGAAATTTACCAAAAAGTATAAAGCGATGAACCCCAGTCGAATAACTACTACAGTAGGACTAAATATAGGTAAAATAGATGTAGATGGAGTTAGACTTAATTTTTGGGATCTCGGTGGACAACAGGAATTGCAATCCTTGTGGGATAAA TACTATGCTGAATGTCATGGTGTCATATACATAGTGGATTCATCAGACAGAGATAGAATATCAGAATCAAAAGAAACATTCG ACAGGATGATAGCATCTGAACATCTAACCGGCGTTCCGCTCTTGGTGCTAGCTAACAAGCAAGACATTCCAGATTGTATGGGAGTACATACAGTCAAGCCTATTTTCAATCAAAATGCCCACTTGATTGGTGCTAGAGACATTATGCTAATGGCCACTTCTGCTCTGACTGG TGATGGAGTCGACGAAGGTATAAGGTGGCTAGTGGACTGTATAAAACGAAACAGTATCGAGAGACCGCCGCGAAATCACGACGACAATTTGTAA